A window of Psychromonas sp. CNPT3 contains these coding sequences:
- the prmC gene encoding peptide chain release factor N(5)-glutamine methyltransferase — translation MRIDAAVVWAKSLLLKSDSALLDAQVLLCFVLQKESVYLMTWPERLLTDMQKEAYKALIDERIKGVPVAYLTGTREFWSLPFKVNASTLIPRADTETLVEYALQVCSPNSHILDLGTGTGAIILALASELPHAQCSAVDFNADAVQLAIENRQALKLDNVNIYQSDWFSQVHGRFDLIVSNPPYIDKEDHHLAEGDVRFEPLSALVADDKGLADIHLIVSQARLYLKTNGTLMIEHGFEQGEAVRNIFRLFEFDEIRTECDLARNERISIAIYKGSK, via the coding sequence TTGCGCATAGATGCCGCCGTCGTCTGGGCGAAATCATTATTGCTTAAAAGTGACAGTGCGTTACTTGATGCACAGGTATTACTCTGTTTTGTTTTACAAAAAGAGAGTGTGTATTTAATGACGTGGCCTGAGCGCCTTTTAACAGATATGCAAAAAGAGGCTTATAAAGCTCTGATTGATGAGCGTATCAAAGGGGTCCCTGTTGCATACTTAACGGGCACTCGTGAGTTTTGGTCTTTGCCTTTTAAGGTGAATGCCTCGACGCTTATTCCGCGTGCAGATACAGAAACATTAGTTGAATATGCATTACAAGTTTGCTCACCTAACTCGCATATTTTAGATTTAGGGACGGGCACAGGCGCAATTATTTTAGCGCTTGCCAGTGAATTGCCTCATGCGCAGTGTAGTGCGGTTGACTTTAATGCAGACGCAGTGCAATTAGCGATTGAAAACAGGCAAGCATTAAAGCTAGATAATGTTAATATTTATCAAAGTGATTGGTTTAGTCAAGTGCATGGGCGCTTTGATCTTATTGTGAGTAATCCTCCGTACATTGATAAAGAGGATCATCATTTAGCCGAAGGCGATGTACGTTTTGAGCCTTTATCGGCTTTAGTCGCAGATGACAAAGGACTGGCAGATATTCATTTAATTGTAAGCCAAGCGCGCTTATATTTAAAAACCAATGGCACGTTAATGATTGAACATGGCTTTGAGCAAGGCGAGGCGGTACGTAATATATTCCGCCTTTTTGAGTTTGATGAAATAAGAA
- the hemA gene encoding glutamyl-tRNA reductase codes for MPLFAIGINHQSASVSLREKVAFSPETLARAYQDLLKQDGVLEAVIVSTCNRSEIYCNLSGESCQVVINWLCHFHGVALTDLVDSLYCYTNDKAVQHLFRVASGLDSLVLGEPQILGQIKQAFVSAGQAKSVKKVLQQWFQQTFTVAKQVRTDTQIGANAISVAFAAVCLAKQIFSDLAQSHVLLIGAGETIELVGKYLVEHNVPNITIANRTLSRAMDLVDQFDAQAITLEEIPKHLPYADIIISSTASPLPIIGKGMVESALKARRNQPMLFIDIAVPRDIEEQVNELHDVYLYSVDDLHGIIEENKQARQGAAIEAEKIIELCVIEFITWIESLKSVESIRRYREKNELLRDTLLEHAIASLHKGNSAEKVMRELAFKLTNKIIHDPTRALKLAGRAIDDHELQILRSALGLNDE; via the coding sequence ATGCCTTTATTTGCGATTGGAATTAACCATCAAAGCGCCTCTGTCTCATTGCGAGAAAAAGTGGCGTTTTCACCCGAGACACTCGCGCGTGCGTATCAAGACTTATTAAAGCAAGATGGCGTATTAGAAGCGGTGATCGTATCAACGTGTAATCGCAGTGAAATATACTGCAATTTAAGCGGTGAGAGTTGTCAGGTTGTGATCAACTGGTTATGTCATTTCCATGGTGTAGCGCTTACCGACCTAGTCGATAGTTTATATTGTTATACAAATGATAAAGCGGTGCAGCACCTTTTTAGGGTCGCTTCAGGTCTGGACTCTTTAGTATTAGGCGAGCCTCAAATATTGGGGCAAATAAAACAAGCGTTTGTCAGCGCTGGGCAAGCAAAAAGTGTAAAGAAAGTGTTGCAACAATGGTTTCAACAAACTTTCACTGTTGCCAAACAAGTACGTACCGACACGCAAATCGGTGCGAATGCAATTTCAGTCGCTTTTGCTGCTGTGTGTCTTGCCAAGCAAATATTTAGCGACCTTGCGCAGAGCCATGTTTTATTAATTGGTGCTGGGGAGACGATTGAGTTAGTCGGTAAATATTTAGTTGAGCATAATGTGCCTAATATCACCATTGCCAATCGCACCTTATCAAGGGCGATGGATCTTGTTGATCAATTTGATGCGCAAGCTATCACGCTTGAAGAGATCCCTAAGCATTTGCCGTATGCGGATATTATTATCTCATCAACAGCAAGTCCTTTACCTATTATTGGTAAAGGTATGGTTGAAAGTGCGTTAAAGGCAAGACGTAATCAACCCATGTTATTTATTGATATTGCAGTGCCTCGAGACATTGAAGAGCAAGTTAATGAATTACATGATGTTTATTTGTATAGTGTCGATGATTTACACGGTATTATTGAAGAGAATAAACAAGCGCGACAAGGCGCAGCTATTGAAGCTGAAAAAATTATAGAATTGTGTGTGATTGAGTTTATAACTTGGATTGAATCACTAAAATCGGTTGAAAGTATCCGCCGTTATCGCGAAAAAAACGAGTTATTGCGTGATACTTTGTTAGAGCATGCCATTGCATCATTGCATAAAGGTAACAGTGCAGAAAAAGTGATGCGCGAGCTGGCTTTTAAGTTAACTAATAAAATTATCCATGATCCTACGCGTGCACTCAAACTTGCAGGTCGCGCTATTGATGATCATGAACTACAAATATTACGTTCAGCATTAGGTTTGAACGATGAATAA
- the bamE gene encoding outer membrane protein assembly factor BamE: MLLFKVAIKIMLIKNTIVSLFLVSALSGCSSLYDTFVYQIDVTQGNYIDTQKMAQLELGMDQQQVIFLLGSPMLVDPFDSSSWYYIRYIKPGGEAIQQQQIVLKFENRILQRIEKEKEIEISPLVEEMQVEAEKA, from the coding sequence TTGTTATTATTTAAAGTTGCTATCAAAATCATGCTAATTAAAAACACTATTGTTTCTCTTTTTCTTGTCAGTGCACTTTCGGGTTGCTCATCTCTTTATGATACTTTTGTTTATCAAATTGATGTTACCCAAGGTAACTACATTGATACCCAAAAAATGGCGCAACTTGAACTCGGAATGGATCAGCAACAAGTCATCTTCCTGTTAGGCTCTCCGATGTTAGTGGATCCCTTTGATTCTTCTAGCTGGTATTATATTCGTTATATCAAGCCCGGTGGCGAAGCTATCCAGCAACAACAAATCGTTTTAAAGTTTGAAAATAGAATTTTACAACGCATTGAAAAAGAAAAGGAAATTGAAATTAGCCCACTTGTTGAAGAGATGCAAGTTGAAGCCGAAAAAGCATAG
- the prfA gene encoding peptide chain release factor 1, protein MKASIVAKLEGLVERYEEVQALLGDPATLADQDKYRKLTKEYSQLEVVVLSFKGYQGAVEDLESAKMMLEDDDPEMQEMAVEEVKEAKATLETLSSELEILLLPKDPNDDRNCYIEIRAGAGGDEAAIFAGNLFRMYSKYIDSKKWRLEIMNTNASEQGGYKEVIAKIEGEGAYGIMKFESGGHRVQRVPETESQGRIHTSACTVVVMPEVPEAEAIVINPADLKVDTFRASGAGGQHVNKTDSAVRLTHIPTGTVVECQDQRSQHKNRAQAMSVLQARLQQAEDEKNHAEEQVIRRSLVASGDRSERIRTYNYPQGRVSDHRINLTLYCLHDILEGELDALLDPILLEDQADKLAALAQSDF, encoded by the coding sequence ATGAAAGCATCAATTGTTGCAAAATTAGAGGGATTAGTTGAGCGCTATGAGGAAGTTCAAGCGTTACTTGGCGATCCTGCGACCTTAGCGGATCAAGATAAATATCGTAAATTAACCAAAGAGTATTCTCAACTTGAAGTCGTTGTGCTTAGTTTTAAAGGTTATCAAGGTGCGGTTGAAGATCTTGAAAGTGCAAAAATGATGCTTGAAGACGATGATCCTGAAATGCAAGAAATGGCCGTTGAAGAAGTAAAAGAAGCCAAAGCAACGTTAGAAACGCTTTCATCTGAATTAGAAATCTTGTTATTACCTAAAGATCCTAATGACGATCGTAACTGTTATATCGAAATTCGCGCCGGTGCGGGTGGGGATGAAGCCGCTATTTTTGCCGGAAACCTTTTCCGTATGTACAGCAAATACATTGATAGTAAAAAATGGCGTTTAGAAATAATGAACACCAACGCCAGTGAGCAAGGGGGCTATAAAGAGGTCATTGCTAAAATTGAGGGCGAAGGTGCTTACGGTATTATGAAGTTTGAGTCCGGTGGTCACCGCGTACAACGTGTTCCAGAAACTGAGTCGCAAGGGCGAATTCATACCTCTGCATGTACGGTTGTGGTGATGCCTGAAGTTCCTGAAGCTGAAGCTATCGTTATCAATCCTGCCGACCTTAAAGTGGATACGTTCCGTGCATCTGGCGCAGGTGGTCAGCACGTGAATAAAACTGATTCGGCGGTGCGTTTGACGCATATTCCTACGGGCACAGTGGTCGAGTGTCAAGATCAGCGTTCACAACATAAAAACAGAGCGCAAGCGATGTCTGTTTTACAAGCGCGTTTACAACAAGCTGAAGACGAAAAAAATCATGCGGAAGAGCAAGTTATCCGTCGTAGTTTAGTAGCAAGTGGCGATCGTAGTGAACGTATTCGTACTTATAACTATCCGCAAGGACGTGTGAGTGATCATCGTATCAATTTAACCTTATACTGTTTGCATGATATTTTAGAAGGTGAGTTAGATGCCTTACTTGATCCTATTTTACTTGAAGATCAAGCCGATAAATTAGCAGCACTTGCGCAGAGTGATTTTTAA